In one window of Frigoriglobus tundricola DNA:
- a CDS encoding methionine adenosyltransferase produces MTASRYLFTSESVSMGHPDKVSDQISDAVLDFCLKADPTSRVACETLVTTDLAVVAGEITTKAPLTRQAVDALVREVITEIGYVAKTREEAEEIGFTADACQVDCRIHAQSPHISQGVDTGGAGDQGLMFGFACDETKTLMPLPIHLAHRLVEHHADMRKSGKLKWLRPDAKSQVTVEYNADGTPHRIHTVVLSTQHTREVMVSQDNLDYFTDDARQLIIDQLIRPTLEAERKDLVKGNLVMIQPNKKAPKLGENDIACHINPTGCFLQGGPHGDCGLTGRKIIVDTYGGRGRHGGGAFSGKDPTKVDRSAAYICRYIAKNIVKAGLARECEVQLSYAIGYPDPLNVWVNTNGTAKVPEDKLIELIRSHFELTPKGIIGSLDLRRPIYRNTARNGHFGRELPEFTWERTDKAEALKKAAGV; encoded by the coding sequence GTGACCGCTAGCCGCTACCTGTTCACCAGCGAATCCGTCTCGATGGGGCACCCGGATAAGGTGTCCGACCAGATCTCCGACGCCGTTCTGGACTTCTGTCTCAAGGCCGACCCGACCAGCCGCGTGGCGTGCGAAACGCTGGTGACCACCGACCTCGCGGTGGTGGCCGGCGAGATCACCACGAAGGCGCCGCTCACCCGGCAGGCCGTGGACGCGCTGGTTCGGGAGGTCATCACCGAGATCGGCTACGTGGCGAAGACCCGCGAGGAGGCCGAGGAGATCGGGTTCACCGCCGACGCGTGCCAGGTGGACTGCCGGATCCACGCCCAGAGCCCGCACATCAGCCAGGGCGTCGACACCGGCGGCGCGGGCGACCAGGGGCTCATGTTCGGCTTCGCCTGTGACGAGACCAAGACCCTGATGCCGCTGCCGATCCACCTCGCCCACCGGCTGGTCGAGCACCACGCCGACATGCGCAAGAGCGGCAAGCTCAAGTGGCTGCGGCCGGACGCCAAGAGCCAGGTCACGGTCGAGTACAACGCCGACGGCACCCCGCACCGCATCCACACCGTCGTCCTCAGCACGCAGCACACCCGCGAGGTGATGGTGAGCCAGGACAACCTGGATTACTTCACCGACGACGCCCGACAGCTCATCATCGACCAGCTCATCCGCCCCACGCTGGAGGCCGAGCGGAAGGACCTGGTGAAGGGCAACTTGGTGATGATCCAGCCGAACAAGAAGGCACCGAAGCTGGGCGAGAACGACATTGCGTGCCACATCAACCCGACCGGGTGCTTCCTCCAGGGCGGCCCACACGGCGACTGCGGGCTGACCGGGCGGAAGATCATCGTGGACACCTACGGCGGGCGTGGCCGGCACGGCGGCGGCGCGTTCAGCGGCAAGGACCCGACCAAGGTGGACCGGTCGGCGGCGTACATCTGCCGGTACATCGCGAAGAACATCGTGAAGGCCGGACTGGCCCGCGAGTGCGAGGTGCAACTGTCCTACGCGATCGGCTACCCGGACCCGCTGAACGTGTGGGTGAACACGAACGGGACGGCGAAGGTGCCGGAGGACAAGCTGATCGAGCTGATCCGCTCGCACTTCGAGCTGACGCCGAAGGGGATCATCGGGTCGCTGGACCTGCGCCGGCCGATCTACCGCAACACGGCCCGCAACGGGCACTTCGGCCGCGAGCTGCCGGAGTTCACCTGGGAGCGGACGGACAAGGCCGAGGCGCTCAAGAAGGCCGCCGGGGTGTGA
- the rpmI gene encoding 50S ribosomal protein L35, with protein MATKNKTNKSVKKRVRVTATGKLKYGKVGRRHLNAHMKTKRKRQLRAAGIIAHRPKVQKKYKIALGVL; from the coding sequence ATGGCCACCAAGAACAAGACGAACAAGAGTGTGAAAAAGCGGGTACGCGTGACCGCCACCGGCAAGCTGAAATACGGCAAGGTCGGGCGGCGGCACTTGAACGCGCACATGAAGACGAAGCGGAAGCGCCAGCTCCGCGCTGCGGGCATCATCGCCCACCGTCCGAAGGTGCAGAAGAAGTACAAGATCGCACTCGGCGTCCTCTAA
- the rplT gene encoding 50S ribosomal protein L20 has translation MVRARSKATTAARKKRTRKLTKGFRLGRHNLYRQARVTLIRARKFAFRDRKAKKRLFRRMWIVRINAACRMRGMRYSEFIHGLQLANVALDRKSLSETAIHDPATFDKLVEIARAHLPKPTAAAK, from the coding sequence ATGGTTCGCGCTCGTAGCAAAGCAACAACGGCCGCTCGTAAGAAGCGCACGCGGAAACTGACGAAGGGGTTCCGTCTGGGTCGGCACAATCTGTACCGGCAGGCCCGGGTGACGCTGATCCGGGCGCGGAAGTTCGCGTTCCGCGACCGCAAGGCGAAGAAGCGGCTGTTCCGCCGCATGTGGATCGTGCGCATCAACGCGGCCTGCCGGATGCGCGGCATGCGGTACAGCGAGTTCATCCACGGGCTGCAACTCGCCAACGTGGCACTCGACCGCAAGTCGCTGTCGGAAACGGCCATCCACGATCCGGCGACCTTCGACAAGCTGGTCGAAATCGCTCGGGCGCACCTGCCCAAGCCGACCGCCGCCGCGAAGTAG
- a CDS encoding TIGR04222 domain-containing membrane protein, protein MTPDRGPLLARVLAFDIDGAEAALPFAARLARENGWSRSYADRVIEEYKRYAFLAATGSAPVCPSEDVDAAWHLHLTYTRSYWQRFCGDVLGRPLHHEPTRGGPAEGAKHFKMYADTLTAYRAAFGHSPPADIWPTPAERFGDDTKHRAVNTARNWVIPKAPVKRVATLTAAFAVAAVLVPGCQGELNPLDWTNTDFLTVLVVALVAAVCIGRAVRSVVRTPNPLSDDDTLELDWEQTAYLAGGAGRLTTAAVARLVGRGLAQLGDDGKVLEPTRTGASELSVSEKAVLNALPVTNEARALKPVQDAVEAAFAREAARMERDGWTLTALERARVALVSLVPLALVLVCLATPRLVNGVRGGHPVQYLVTIMAVGGIFGMVVTLAGSLRLSNRGRALLARQKDRNAALKVGTRWESSGDAGMAVALFGTAVLAGTMIAPLQTWYPRQTSESSSSGCGSGCGSGCSGGDGGGGGAAVGVAAAETE, encoded by the coding sequence ATGACTCCTGATCGTGGCCCGTTGCTCGCGCGCGTCCTGGCATTTGACATCGACGGTGCCGAAGCTGCCCTCCCGTTCGCGGCTCGGCTGGCCCGTGAAAACGGCTGGTCTCGGTCCTACGCCGATCGTGTCATCGAAGAGTACAAGCGGTACGCGTTCCTCGCCGCGACCGGATCGGCTCCCGTCTGCCCCTCCGAGGATGTGGACGCCGCGTGGCACCTGCACCTGACCTACACGCGGTCGTACTGGCAGCGGTTCTGTGGCGACGTTCTCGGCCGCCCACTGCACCACGAGCCGACCCGGGGCGGCCCGGCGGAGGGCGCGAAGCACTTCAAGATGTACGCCGACACGCTCACCGCGTACCGCGCCGCTTTTGGCCACAGCCCACCCGCAGACATCTGGCCCACTCCGGCGGAGCGGTTCGGCGACGACACGAAGCACCGCGCCGTCAACACCGCCCGCAACTGGGTGATCCCGAAGGCGCCCGTGAAGCGGGTTGCGACCCTGACAGCCGCGTTCGCGGTGGCCGCTGTCCTCGTGCCCGGCTGTCAAGGCGAGCTCAACCCGCTCGATTGGACCAACACCGATTTTCTGACCGTTCTGGTTGTGGCGCTCGTTGCGGCCGTCTGCATCGGCCGGGCCGTGCGCTCGGTCGTGCGGACCCCGAACCCGCTGTCGGACGATGACACTCTCGAACTCGATTGGGAACAGACCGCGTACCTCGCGGGCGGCGCGGGTCGGCTCACGACCGCAGCGGTCGCGCGACTGGTCGGCCGGGGGCTCGCGCAACTCGGCGACGACGGCAAAGTCCTGGAGCCAACCAGGACCGGGGCGAGCGAGTTGAGCGTTTCGGAGAAGGCGGTTCTGAACGCCCTACCGGTGACAAACGAGGCGCGCGCGCTCAAACCGGTGCAGGACGCGGTCGAGGCCGCGTTCGCTCGGGAGGCCGCCCGAATGGAACGGGACGGCTGGACGCTCACGGCACTGGAGCGGGCACGGGTGGCGCTCGTCTCGCTGGTACCGCTGGCGCTCGTGTTGGTGTGCCTCGCGACGCCGCGCCTGGTGAACGGGGTCCGGGGCGGTCACCCGGTTCAGTACCTCGTCACCATCATGGCCGTGGGCGGGATCTTCGGAATGGTCGTCACTCTGGCCGGCTCGCTGCGGTTGAGCAACCGCGGTCGGGCGCTCCTCGCGCGGCAGAAAGATCGGAACGCGGCGTTGAAGGTCGGCACCCGGTGGGAGAGCAGCGGCGACGCCGGAATGGCAGTGGCCCTGTTCGGCACGGCGGTGCTGGCCGGGACCATGATCGCCCCGCTTCAGACGTGGTACCCGCGGCAGACGAGCGAGTCGTCGTCGAGCGGGTGCGGCTCCGGCTGCGGTTCGGGTTGTAGCGGCGGGGACGGTGGGGGCGGGGGTGCGGCGGTGGGTGTGGCGGCGGCGGAGACTGAATAG
- a CDS encoding DUF1549 and DUF1553 domain-containing protein, which translates to MRFLSLVLLLGLSGVVRGAEPPMWWAFEPITRPKVPDRTHPVDHFILARLGDKALSLAPGADRRTLIRRVTFGLTGLPPTPEEVEAFVSDSDANAYEKVVDRLLASPAYGERFARLWMDAVHFAETHGHDQDRVRPNAWRYRDYLIAAFNADTPYSRFVREQIAADVLFPDEPKLVPALGFLAAGPWDESSLRDIREDSIDREIGRYLDRDDIVTTVMNTFAGLTVQCARCHDHKFDPIPQDDYYRLQAVFAGVGRGDVPFEADANARQKRRAALATLAAIARNDPALELNTPELKKAVAAWEVRHSGAGITWTVPEFTRIASGGSTLSRQKDGSVRSEGTRPEKDTYALVARVKGQRVTAVRLELLTDDALPHRGPGRQDNGNLHLSEFTVTAAGKSVKIRSANADFDQAGWTAAHAIDGNTSTAWGIYPQVGQPHEAVFELAEPVGGEGEAELTFALDQLHGGGHLIGRFRISVTDAALPVKASAVPPALRAILATPAAKRSEQQARALALHVLKEQTTEALGALPAPAMVYAAAPNFVTDGTHRPTPTPREVHVLKRGDIRKPGDRAEPGALSLLPKLSGEFGLPKGHTEADRRAALAKWLTDANNPLTRRVMANRVWQWHFGTGLVGTANDFGKMGQQPTHPELLDFLASELANPDPSGGHKPPVSASLKYLHRLIVTSATYKQVSTSRPDGMKADEDNKLLWRQNRTRLDAEQVRDAILAISGRLDRTMGGPSDRQFDLKPGIHVTPVVDYGKFDWDRKEGHRRSVYRFVFRTLPDPLVECLDGADASALTPKRSESVTAPQALALLNNEFVLVHAKAMAARLEKHSTERPKQIEYGCRLVWGRAPTAEEAERFAGYTKKHGLANLCRVLFNTNEFLFED; encoded by the coding sequence ATGCGTTTTCTTTCCCTCGTGCTTCTGCTCGGTCTTTCGGGCGTCGTGCGCGGTGCCGAACCCCCGATGTGGTGGGCCTTCGAGCCGATTACGCGGCCGAAGGTGCCGGACCGCACACACCCGGTCGATCACTTCATCCTCGCCCGGCTCGGCGACAAGGCGCTGTCGCTCGCTCCCGGGGCCGACCGCCGCACGCTGATTCGCCGCGTCACCTTCGGGCTCACCGGCCTGCCGCCCACGCCGGAAGAGGTGGAGGCGTTCGTCTCGGATTCGGACGCCAACGCATACGAGAAAGTCGTTGATCGGCTCCTGGCCTCACCGGCATACGGCGAGCGGTTCGCGCGGCTGTGGATGGACGCGGTCCACTTCGCCGAAACGCACGGCCACGACCAGGACCGCGTGCGCCCCAACGCGTGGCGCTACCGCGACTACCTCATCGCCGCATTCAACGCCGATACGCCGTATTCGCGGTTCGTGCGAGAGCAGATCGCGGCCGATGTGCTGTTTCCCGACGAACCGAAGCTGGTCCCAGCGCTCGGCTTCCTCGCGGCCGGTCCCTGGGACGAGAGTTCGCTCCGCGACATCCGCGAGGACAGCATCGACCGCGAGATCGGCCGCTACCTCGACCGCGACGACATCGTCACCACCGTGATGAACACGTTCGCCGGGCTCACGGTCCAGTGCGCCCGCTGTCACGACCACAAGTTCGACCCGATTCCGCAGGACGATTACTACCGACTCCAAGCGGTGTTCGCGGGCGTCGGCCGCGGCGACGTGCCGTTCGAGGCGGACGCAAACGCGCGGCAGAAGCGGCGCGCGGCGCTCGCGACGCTGGCCGCCATCGCCCGGAACGACCCCGCACTCGAACTGAACACGCCAGAATTGAAGAAGGCGGTCGCCGCATGGGAGGTGCGCCATAGCGGGGCCGGGATCACCTGGACGGTGCCGGAGTTCACCCGGATCGCGTCCGGCGGCTCGACACTTTCGCGGCAGAAGGACGGCTCGGTTCGCTCCGAGGGCACCCGCCCGGAAAAGGACACGTACGCGCTCGTGGCCCGCGTGAAGGGCCAGCGCGTCACGGCCGTGCGCCTGGAACTACTGACCGACGACGCGCTTCCCCACCGCGGGCCGGGGCGACAAGACAACGGCAACCTGCACCTGAGCGAGTTCACGGTAACGGCCGCCGGGAAGTCGGTGAAGATTCGCAGCGCGAATGCGGACTTCGATCAGGCCGGTTGGACCGCCGCACACGCGATCGACGGGAACACATCGACCGCGTGGGGCATCTATCCGCAGGTGGGGCAACCGCACGAAGCGGTCTTCGAGTTGGCCGAGCCGGTCGGAGGCGAGGGCGAAGCGGAACTCACGTTCGCGCTCGACCAGCTCCACGGCGGCGGGCACCTCATCGGCCGCTTCCGCATATCCGTCACCGATGCGGCGCTGCCGGTGAAAGCGTCCGCGGTGCCGCCCGCGCTGCGGGCGATCCTCGCCACGCCCGCCGCGAAACGCAGCGAGCAACAGGCGCGCGCCCTTGCGTTGCACGTTCTGAAGGAACAGACGACCGAAGCACTCGGGGCACTCCCCGCGCCGGCAATGGTGTACGCTGCCGCTCCGAACTTCGTGACCGACGGCACCCACCGCCCTACCCCGACGCCGCGTGAGGTTCATGTCCTCAAGCGCGGCGACATTCGTAAGCCGGGCGATCGGGCGGAGCCGGGCGCGCTCTCGCTCTTGCCGAAGTTGTCGGGCGAGTTCGGTTTGCCGAAGGGCCACACCGAGGCGGACCGCCGCGCCGCTCTTGCGAAGTGGTTGACCGATGCCAACAACCCGCTCACGCGGCGAGTGATGGCGAACCGCGTGTGGCAGTGGCACTTCGGCACGGGGCTCGTCGGCACGGCGAACGACTTCGGCAAGATGGGCCAGCAACCGACGCACCCGGAGTTGCTCGATTTCCTCGCAAGCGAGCTGGCGAACCCCGACCCGAGCGGGGGGCATAAGCCCCCTGTGTCGGCTTCTCTCAAGTACCTTCACCGGCTTATCGTCACAAGTGCCACTTACAAGCAAGTCTCCACTTCGCGGCCGGACGGCATGAAGGCCGACGAGGACAACAAGTTGCTCTGGCGCCAAAACCGCACGCGCCTGGACGCGGAGCAAGTGCGCGACGCGATCCTCGCGATCAGCGGGCGGCTCGACCGCACGATGGGCGGGCCGTCGGACCGACAGTTCGATCTGAAGCCGGGTATTCACGTCACGCCGGTGGTGGATTACGGTAAATTCGACTGGGACCGCAAGGAGGGCCACCGCCGCAGCGTGTACCGCTTCGTGTTCCGCACGCTTCCCGATCCGCTCGTGGAGTGCCTCGACGGCGCCGATGCCTCGGCGCTCACGCCGAAGCGCTCGGAGTCCGTCACCGCGCCGCAGGCGCTCGCGTTGCTGAACAACGAGTTCGTGCTGGTTCACGCGAAGGCGATGGCCGCGCGTTTGGAGAAGCACTCGACGGAACGGCCGAAGCAGATCGAGTATGGGTGTCGACTGGTGTGGGGACGCGCACCGACCGCGGAGGAGGCTGAGCGGTTCGCAGGGTACACGAAGAAGCACGGCCTGGCGAACCTGTGTCGGGTGCTGTTCAACACCAACGAGTTCCTCTTCGAGGATTGA
- a CDS encoding DUF1501 domain-containing protein: MTTQSRRDFLFHSGGGLGGLALTQLLAEAGELPGGAKPKAEFNGGLHHRAKVRRVVQLFMNGGVSQPDTFDYKPELEKRHGKPFDPGTAEKPEGVTSTPGNLMKSPFAFAQHGQCGRWVSSLFPHTARHVDRMAFLMAVASKSNVHGPASYMMNTGFILPGFPCMGAWLSYGLGRITDNLPTFVVLPDARGLPYNQKGNFGAGFLPVAHAGTILNASGNPPVADLVPSPKQPFVTPDADQDALELLGTVNRAHAAARPGDSRLDARIESYELAAKMQQHAPEALDLNREAAKTRTKYGLDDPATAEFGRRCLLARRLLERGTRFVQVWSGAGGPSNNWDNHGDIIKELPPMARSVDRPAAALLQDLNDRGMLADTLVVFSTEFGRQPFTQGATGRDHNQGTSVAWVAGAGVRGGVAYGESDPWSWRAGEGKVYCYDLHATVLHLMGIDHTKLSVRHDGTDRRLTDVHGHVIEAVLS; encoded by the coding sequence ATGACCACGCAATCCCGACGCGACTTTCTCTTCCACTCCGGCGGCGGGCTGGGCGGGCTCGCGCTCACGCAACTGCTCGCGGAGGCGGGCGAACTGCCCGGCGGCGCGAAACCGAAGGCCGAGTTCAACGGCGGGCTCCACCACCGCGCCAAGGTTCGGCGCGTCGTGCAACTGTTCATGAACGGCGGCGTCAGCCAGCCGGACACGTTCGACTACAAGCCCGAACTCGAGAAACGCCACGGCAAGCCGTTCGACCCAGGAACCGCCGAGAAGCCCGAAGGCGTCACCAGCACGCCGGGCAATCTCATGAAGTCGCCGTTCGCGTTCGCGCAACACGGGCAGTGTGGGAGATGGGTCAGTTCTCTGTTTCCGCACACCGCGCGACACGTCGATCGCATGGCGTTCTTGATGGCGGTCGCGTCCAAGTCGAACGTCCACGGCCCGGCCAGCTACATGATGAATACCGGGTTCATCCTTCCGGGCTTCCCCTGTATGGGGGCGTGGCTCTCGTACGGCCTCGGTCGGATTACGGACAACCTCCCAACGTTCGTTGTGCTGCCGGACGCGCGGGGATTGCCCTACAACCAGAAGGGCAACTTCGGCGCGGGCTTTCTCCCCGTCGCCCACGCGGGCACCATCCTCAACGCGAGCGGCAACCCGCCTGTTGCGGATCTGGTTCCGTCTCCGAAACAGCCGTTCGTGACACCAGACGCAGACCAGGACGCGCTCGAACTGCTCGGCACGGTGAACCGCGCTCACGCCGCGGCGCGGCCCGGTGATTCGCGCCTGGACGCGCGGATCGAGAGCTACGAACTGGCGGCGAAGATGCAACAGCACGCGCCGGAGGCACTCGACCTGAACCGCGAAGCGGCGAAGACCCGAACGAAGTACGGCCTCGACGACCCCGCGACCGCCGAGTTCGGCCGCCGGTGCCTTCTCGCGCGCCGACTGCTCGAACGCGGGACCCGGTTCGTGCAGGTCTGGAGCGGCGCGGGCGGGCCGTCCAACAACTGGGACAACCACGGCGACATCATCAAGGAGCTGCCACCCATGGCGCGGTCGGTCGATCGGCCCGCCGCGGCGCTGCTCCAGGACTTAAACGACCGCGGGATGCTGGCCGATACGCTCGTGGTGTTCAGCACCGAGTTCGGGCGCCAGCCGTTCACGCAGGGTGCGACCGGGCGCGACCACAACCAGGGCACGTCGGTGGCATGGGTGGCGGGGGCGGGGGTGCGGGGCGGTGTGGCTTACGGCGAGAGCGACCCGTGGAGCTGGCGGGCCGGAGAGGGGAAAGTGTACTGCTACGACCTGCACGCCACGGTTCTGCACCTCATGGGCATCGATCACACGAAACTCTCCGTGCGGCACGACGGCACCGACCGCCGACTCACGGACGTCCACGGGCACGTGATCGAGGCGGTCTTGAGTTGA
- the tuf gene encoding elongation factor Tu: protein MAKENFARTKPHVNVGTIGHIDHGKTTTTAAIMARNAHLNKLKEFKTYSEIAKGGIVRDANKTVTIAVSHVEYESNDRTYANAGALPYKDLLDYPGLDKIDFSQTIKGRHYAHIDCPGHADYIKNMITGAAQMDAAILVVAADDGPMPQTREHILLAKQVGVPNIVVYLNKCDKADPELIPLVVMELRDLLSKYDFKGDDIPIVYGRSKEALENPTTDNPGSLSVDALMFALDTFIPLPVREEDRPLLMSVEDVFSIKGRGTVATGRVERGTARVGDEVEIIGLRKDNVKTVITGLEMFQKTLDKAIAGDNVGALLRGIERDGIERGQVIAKPGSITPHTKFEANIYVLSKDEGGRHTPFFSKYKPQFYFRTTDVTGSITLPDGVEMCMPGDNVKITVDLMEGMPVAMDEGLRFAIREGGKTVGSGVVTKILV, encoded by the coding sequence ATGGCAAAGGAGAATTTCGCGCGGACCAAGCCGCACGTCAACGTCGGGACCATCGGTCACATTGACCACGGCAAGACGACGACGACGGCCGCGATCATGGCCCGCAACGCGCACTTGAACAAGCTCAAGGAGTTCAAGACCTACTCGGAAATCGCGAAGGGCGGCATCGTCCGTGACGCGAACAAGACGGTGACCATCGCCGTCTCGCACGTCGAGTACGAGTCCAACGACCGCACCTACGCCAACGCCGGCGCGCTGCCTTACAAGGACCTGCTCGACTACCCCGGGCTCGACAAGATCGACTTCAGCCAGACGATCAAGGGCCGGCACTACGCCCACATCGACTGCCCCGGCCACGCCGACTACATCAAGAACATGATCACCGGCGCCGCCCAGATGGACGCCGCCATCCTCGTCGTCGCCGCCGACGACGGCCCCATGCCGCAGACCCGCGAGCACATCCTGCTCGCCAAGCAGGTCGGCGTGCCGAACATCGTCGTGTACCTGAACAAGTGCGACAAGGCCGACCCCGAGCTGATCCCGCTCGTCGTGATGGAGCTCCGCGACCTGCTCAGCAAGTACGACTTCAAGGGCGATGACATTCCCATCGTCTACGGCCGGTCGAAGGAAGCGCTCGAGAACCCGACCACGGACAACCCCGGGTCGCTGTCCGTCGACGCCCTGATGTTCGCGCTCGACACTTTCATCCCGCTGCCGGTTCGCGAAGAGGACCGGCCGCTGCTGATGTCGGTCGAAGACGTGTTCTCGATCAAGGGCCGTGGCACCGTGGCGACCGGCCGCGTCGAGCGCGGTACCGCCCGGGTCGGCGACGAAGTCGAGATCATCGGGCTGCGGAAGGACAACGTCAAGACGGTCATCACCGGCCTCGAAATGTTCCAGAAGACGCTGGACAAGGCCATCGCGGGTGACAACGTCGGCGCGCTCCTCCGCGGGATCGAACGTGACGGCATCGAGCGCGGCCAGGTCATCGCGAAGCCGGGCAGCATCACCCCGCACACCAAGTTCGAGGCCAACATCTACGTGTTGTCCAAGGACGAGGGCGGCCGCCACACGCCGTTCTTCAGCAAGTACAAGCCGCAGTTCTACTTCCGCACGACCGACGTGACCGGCTCGATCACCCTGCCCGACGGGGTGGAAATGTGCATGCCCGGTGACAACGTCAAGATCACGGTGGACCTGATGGAAGGGATGCCGGTCGCTATGGACGAAGGGCTCCGCTTCGCCATCCGCGAAGGCGGCAAGACTGTCGGCTCCGGCGTCGTGACGAAGATTCTGGTCTGA
- a CDS encoding DUF1559 family PulG-like putative transporter, protein MRSRTAYTLIELLVVIAIIAILVGLLLPAVQKVREAASRAKCTNNLKQLGLAAHSYHDTYDHFPGGVDLGLTRYTSLFVELLPFIEQSPLYAQWDFNNPAANFAGTNARAGVVISVYTCPSHPLSPNPIPAPAGPVALTTYGGNGGTKTFPPAQATMDGMFSTIGPGSQPRANQSPTTLLSVTDGTSNTILFGERIVGDGALDSYLNAPLSPAPSNPGVQSELAYCVWAPPLNENAAGGLMSAQAPINWVMPVPWIPPTSPGFGLPPPPAPPVPWGPLSDLWWARLGAYGSYHTGGVNVAMTDGSIRFLPVTTPLAMLEILSTRNGGEVVPAQ, encoded by the coding sequence ATGCGTTCCCGTACGGCCTATACGCTGATTGAACTGTTGGTGGTGATCGCGATTATCGCGATTCTGGTCGGGTTGCTGTTACCGGCCGTTCAAAAGGTCCGCGAAGCCGCATCCCGGGCCAAGTGTACCAATAACCTCAAACAACTCGGCCTCGCGGCCCACTCCTACCACGACACCTACGACCACTTCCCCGGCGGGGTGGACCTGGGGCTGACGCGGTACACCAGCCTGTTCGTGGAACTGCTGCCCTTCATCGAGCAGTCGCCGCTTTATGCGCAGTGGGACTTCAACAACCCGGCCGCGAACTTCGCGGGGACGAACGCGCGGGCCGGGGTGGTGATTTCGGTGTACACCTGCCCGAGCCACCCGCTCAGCCCGAACCCGATCCCGGCGCCGGCGGGGCCGGTCGCCCTGACCACCTACGGCGGGAACGGTGGAACGAAGACGTTCCCACCGGCGCAGGCCACAATGGACGGGATGTTTTCGACGATCGGACCCGGGTCACAACCACGGGCCAACCAATCGCCCACAACCCTGTTGAGCGTAACCGACGGGACGAGTAACACGATCCTGTTCGGTGAGCGTATTGTCGGGGACGGCGCACTCGACTCGTACCTCAACGCCCCGCTCTCACCCGCCCCATCAAACCCGGGTGTCCAGTCCGAGTTGGCCTACTGCGTCTGGGCCCCGCCCTTGAACGAAAACGCCGCCGGCGGGCTGATGAGCGCCCAGGCCCCGATTAACTGGGTGATGCCGGTACCCTGGATACCGCCGACATCACCCGGGTTCGGGCTCCCGCCGCCCCCCGCCCCTCCGGTCCCCTGGGGGCCGCTGAGCGATCTGTGGTGGGCGCGGCTCGGTGCCTACGGGAGCTACCACACGGGTGGTGTGAACGTCGCGATGACCGACGGCAGCATCCGCTTCCTGCCCGTCACGACCCCGCTCGCAATGCTGGAGATCCTCAGCACCCGGAACGGCGGTGAAGTGGTCCCGGCCCAGTGA